The following are encoded together in the Pseudoalteromonas shioyasakiensis genome:
- a CDS encoding VOC family protein, whose protein sequence is MTKINTKHPAGTFCWAELCAKDWQAAKQFYTQLFDWGFDDQPIGEDMYYTMLKKQGDDIAAMYQLPASMSEMPTHWLLYIAVDDVDQSTELAKSLGATVLAGPHDVMTAGRMVMLQEPGGATFALWQAGEHIGAKRVQELNLPYWFELVSKDMQKSRDFYCQLFGWQFEVKPMEGMDYTLFTIDEQPIAGMLEMTNEWPDDIPPHWMPYFAVADCDQAVAKATQLNGAICVPATDIPDVGRFSVITDPQGAVFSILKSTIDELT, encoded by the coding sequence ATGACAAAAATAAATACAAAACACCCAGCAGGTACTTTCTGCTGGGCCGAGTTATGCGCGAAAGACTGGCAAGCTGCAAAGCAGTTTTATACGCAACTTTTTGACTGGGGTTTTGACGACCAGCCAATAGGCGAAGATATGTATTACACTATGCTGAAAAAGCAAGGTGATGATATTGCCGCTATGTATCAACTGCCAGCAAGTATGAGCGAGATGCCAACCCATTGGTTATTGTACATTGCTGTTGATGATGTTGACCAAAGCACAGAGCTGGCAAAATCATTAGGTGCAACTGTATTGGCAGGGCCACATGATGTTATGACGGCAGGTCGCATGGTGATGCTTCAAGAACCAGGCGGTGCAACATTTGCCTTATGGCAAGCCGGTGAGCATATCGGGGCAAAACGAGTACAAGAGCTTAACCTACCTTACTGGTTTGAGCTTGTGTCGAAAGACATGCAAAAAAGTCGCGACTTTTATTGTCAGTTATTCGGATGGCAGTTTGAGGTGAAACCAATGGAGGGCATGGACTACACCTTATTTACCATTGATGAGCAACCGATAGCAGGCATGCTTGAGATGACCAATGAATGGCCAGATGATATTCCACCCCACTGGATGCCTTATTTTGCCGTAGCAGATTGCGATCAGGCTGTCGCTAAAGCAACGCAGCTTAATGGGGCTATTTGTGTGCCAGCAACAGACATTCCAGATGTTGGGCGTTTTAGTGTGATTACCGATCCACAAGGGGCCGTATTTTCTATACTTAAATCAACCATTGATGAATTAACTTAA